A single genomic interval of Asinibacterium sp. OR53 harbors:
- a CDS encoding deaminase/reductase encodes MTTGTFALTIHMVSSLDGMIAKKDNSVSWFETPDYYENGVAGQDPTEFLKTIDCYIMGSRTYEHALELSKSYGWAYGDKPTIVVTHR; translated from the coding sequence ATGACAACAGGCACATTTGCATTAACGATACACATGGTTTCGAGTCTTGATGGAATGATTGCCAAAAAAGACAACAGCGTTTCGTGGTTTGAAACACCTGATTACTACGAAAATGGGGTTGCCGGACAAGACCCAACAGAATTCCTTAAAACAATAGATTGCTATATAATGGGTTCCAGAACTTATGAACACGCTCTGGAACTTTCCAAATCTTATGGATGGGCTTATGGAGATAAACCAACAATTGTAGTAACACACAGATAA